atataatttcttttgacATCAAGACCTAAACAAAAGTTTTTGAATGGACACCTATCTTATCTAGATTCATTctagatatttaaatttttataaaaattaacttttaaggttattattattttgaaatatatataaagtttaaatttataaaaaatgtaaaacatatattattaaaatgtaaaaaacctataatattttgaaaatatataaatttataaaaaaataaaaatcattaaaaagcaCGTCCAGAAGGACTGGACAATGCTCCATCTAGTTTGATTCTtgatattaattgttttattaatttatatattttaaaattttatatattttaatttcaaaataataatataaatagcatgatatttattaaaattaaatatataaacctACTAAAAACATTTGGaatgaatttgatttgtatttgGACAATCATTGTCCAAATTCATtgttaatgttaaaaaattatactttttattaatttatatatttttacatatttatttttatttttatttatacttagCACATGACATGTTGAAAAGCTACTACGTGTCACCTCTGAATTGACTATCAGTACACGTTAGTGTAATAGCCCAATTTACCCGGGCCCATTCAGAATAAGcagaaaaaaacaagaaaaaataattaaatatccaCAGTCCAAATACATAGGCCCAACATAGCCCAAATCGtttttaacctaaacactagCCTAGCCCAATATCCCCAACCCAATTACAGTAGCCCGATACCCCGGCCCAATTACATTGAAGCCTAAAACGAAAATTTTCAGAAGCCCCTAGGGTTTCCAGAATTTTCAGCACCGCAGCCCGCAGGCTCCCCTCCACATAGCGCCGCTCTCCCCAGCCACGGCCACCTCCGTACCGCCACGTCAGTCTCCGTACGCTGTACCTGCAAGAGGGACaagcaaacaaaaagaagaagcagaaatcgacagcaaaaaaagggaaaataagaaaagagagcaaaatacattttcttttgtaattttcattttattttcggctatataaagccattctTTAGCGTTTGTAAGGTTACAGACACACATAttgaaatacaaaaagaaaagaaatcaaagatcGGTTTTTTTATAAGGTGAATCTCAAAGTTGTTTTCGttggctttttatttttattttctccgaTCTGTTCTTCATTGTCGTATACATatgtgaaataataaaaaagaaaagagagaaccCGTACCTGGTTAAACCCGCAGCCGAATCCTTCGTTGGTTCCGATCGGAACCGGATGGTTGGGGGCTCCGATGTCGAAGCGGCGCGGCTGAACGAGGGGAGGCTAGGGTTTTCATTTCTTTAGTTTGTTTTCTTATCACGTTTAAAATGGCTAAACATAGGttttatttctgattttttttagttttaggaaAACCATGAAACGACACCATTTGAGGTTTCCAAAACGGTGTCGTATTGGCCAGGCTCAATGACCTGATCCAGACCAGGccagatccgcgtgttttggtCTTGGATGGGATATTTGCGCCATTAATCCCTCTACTTcagttgatatttttaattctgttttctttattttctaaattggtCCAATTGTTTTGAATTCTGTTCATTTCGATCCATGTTGAAATGCCGCGTTTTGGAGGGACgggattatttcccatttggtTCCCCAAGTTATCCGCGTACTACATTTGGCCCCTTtgctctattttattttcatttattcctttcaattccatttttattttaatttaatctacacttgtttaatttaatgtacttgattttcattttgtttaaaatttattattctgtttttataaaatatatatgtttaattttaaatctagcattttttgtttaaacttaatctttttgtaaatttatcatcaatatcattttgatttgtaatatattattacttCAGATTTTTCATTAACATTGttcaaatttatcatgtattattatttaaacttgTCATATTTTTAGGTAAATTCAGTATAATTTGTGTATATTCATTAAtagttttataatgtttttaatttctctttttacatttttatgttttaaaaggtTTGCATGATAATATTCTTATacaatagtattatatatatacgtacatactttatattaaattattttattttatatattattgatttcatattatgaaTCATCATCTCAtattgtacattattattcaatcattttttattcgttcaatatcatttaagtatcaaaaccaatttattcaagaACTTTTAAGATAAAGCAAAGTTCAGTATTTGAaatcttcgaaagaattgagccctaagtattgggttctaattttccttatcgaatctaaataatcgagattatcctttaattaaagcataaataaaaaactcattctcgagaattcaatacgttgtgtcctaacgtattggatatgacatgttgttttctcgagacgaggatttttctaacaaatgaaaattaaggcaatattcaatatttaggaattttgtgaattcgaaccctaacttactgggttttgattttctcatttgacctaAATAaccagatatccttctcaaaatacataggttttaaaagtcaaatgataaacttaattttgaggatttaaaatgttgcactctaacttactgagtgtgataatttatttctttgaaataagtgagtcatatcatccaattcattttattcaaattttcttttcaaaggatcgtattttaaaatctttccgcattttcgacactaagactaataacaatcgattcggtaccaattttgggcgtcacgagggtactaacccttcctcgtgcgtaaccgactcccgaacctattttctcaaaattcgtagacctaaaatcgttttcaaggtgatccgatcacacctcattaaaagatcggtggcgactcccaattttcatttttaagtcaaCAACAACTagctttttgttttcaaaaaagtgGTTTCAACAGTTAGTATagactagaggtgttcatgggccgggcggcccggcccagcccgacGGCCCGCCTGAAATATGgaagggtttgggtaaaaatataggcccgaaatatgggcttgggaaaaaaaacgaggcccgattaaaaaaagggccgggcctcgggcacaacTTTTTGGCCGGGCAccgaataataaatattttatttttatttttaactttaaaatgcttttaaaatacttttttaattttttaattttaaattttttaaaatacttttttaaatttttttaattttaaaatatttttaaaatactttttaattttattttaatttttaaaataaatttttggtatttatttaaaaaatgggtcaaTGGGCAGGCCGGCTTATGAATTTTTCTCGGGCGGGctgggcaaaattctaggcccatatttgggCGGGCCCGGCCTAGGACCCGGCCAAAAAATTTTCTGGCCCGaccgaacccggcccggcccgcccatgaacacctctagtatAGACTAACAGTGTTTGTGAAGAGATACCAACCTAAGTGACATAATAcaagtttaagtaccaattagataaaaaattagataCCTGCTACATAGTTTTAGACAAGTTCAAGAAacaatatatctatatatataaatagaaatattaaagctatatatgttatatattttaaagattacaaattaccataaaattaaagtaattttaacatttttgtaattattttgtatgCTTCAAATATGATTATCTagctatttatttaataaaaaactttcgaccaataattatatattaaaatttcttttattagtaTCATAGAAACATGAGATGTATTTAAAACTTCACGTCCATAAGAAGTTGAATTATATTCGAtctattgttaaaatattaatcatattaaaattataaaaaaacattatgataaaacaaaattattttaaaaataaaaaatttagataaatatatatatttctaattcttaatataaattttaatatattagtaaGAAATTACTTTCATTTCGATCTGGTTTGGATGAAACCCGACTTAATACTTTCTTTTTTGCCCAAACACTCGATCTAATACTTGaaagttaataattttagtctCGAAACTCAAAACATTGTAATTGaggttttaaaatattaatatttttcactAACTTTGTTATCAACTTAGGCATTAAATGTCAGCTCAAATGTAATATgaagcatatttaaaatatattgataaaattttattttttataaaatgttaagaAATACCCATAATCCAtttccaacccttaaataaaaggataaaactTTCTTGGGCACACTCTAACCTACGCCTCTACACTAGGAAAAATACAGATGCTAATAAAATTAAGACTCAAACacgaataaaattttaagctatCTATCCACTAAATACACGTGtgtatctaaattttaattggttttttttaaatatacttcACACCAACTGAAGACCAGCATGACAAACCATTATTGATATGATATAGATAAATGTAGGAGTGATTAAAAGTTATGaagttagaatactaatttaaaataaagacgATAGTTTGAGAGTTGTTTTGGAATTAAGccataaaataatgaaaagaaaagaaagtgcaAATTCCCCGGGAAAATCACGAAACAAGGGGATCCGCCTCTGCTAGTCAGCCTTAAGATATAGGAATGAAAACAGGGGAGACACACATAGTCGCACCCCCTACCGATCTCCCTCATAGAAAATGTCAATTCCTCGCTTCATGCCAATTGGCTCTCCTTtgttttttctagattttacaGTTATCCCTTGCTTTCACTAATCTCTGTCTCTCTGTTTTTCATCCGGCTCCTCATTACCAGgccaaaagaagaagaagaagaatagcTACAATGGAACCATTTTACTTGGTGGTATTCGGGTCTCTGGCCTCCCTGGTTGCAGTATTGGAGCTAAGCAAAACAAGCAAAGATCGCTTTAGTACCTCCTctgctttcaattctttcaaaaaCAACTATCTTGTTGTATACTCTCTGATGATGGGTACTCTATCTTTGTGCTAGtttacatgaaatttgattttcttatcTGGGTTTCTTCTAGAATTTCCTTATATTGTTATGTTTTGTCTAAGGAAATCCATGCTTTATGTCTTGTTTCTCCCGTTTTGGTTTTTCTAATCTTGGTGTTTATTGTACTCAAATTCAGATAATTAAGGATTTGCATTTCATTTGATGAATCTTCATTTGAATTGACAATCATCTGTTTGCTTATCGTTCCGAAACTGATTATGTTgctcataaaaaaaaaaaaacagctgGGGATTGGTTGCAGGGGCCATATGTTTACTACCTTTACAGTCATTACGGATTTGGGAAGGGGGAGATTGGCCACCTTTTCATTGCTGGTTTTGGATCTTCCATGTTGTTTGGTACAGTGGTTGGATCTTTAGCCGACAAAAGGTAAGATGTTGGGTTGTTTTAGACTCCTCACCCAACTTTCTATCCTTACTGGGTTCCCTGCATTCTGAATTCAGGGGTCGAAAGAGAGCTTGTGTCACTTACTGCATAACTTACATACTGAGCTGCATTACCAAACATTCTCCTCAGTACAAGGTTTTAATGCTAGGACGAGTCTTGGGTGGCATTGCAACTTCCCTTCTTTTCTCAGCCTTCGAGTCTTGGCTTGTTGCTGAACACAACAAGGTGTGTCATTGCTACCTTCGTTGGTTCAACCTGCAATTTGATGGAACTGTGTTAAGCTTCGGGTTTTATAGTTTCTGTACTTGTGTTTGTTTTGGTGATTGCCTTGATTCTGAATCTGATTACAATTTTGGATTTGACAGCGAGGTTTTGATCAACAGTGGCTTTCTATAACATTCGCAAAGGCAATATTTCTTGGAAATGGATTGATGGCAATTTTATCTGGGTTGTTTGGTAATGTACTGGTGGATAGTTTGAAATTGGGCCCTGTTGCTCCATTTGATGCTGCATCTTGCTTCCTTGCAATTGGCATGATAATTATACTGTCCACATGGACTGAAAATTATGGTGACCCTTCGGAAAACAAGGATTTGCTTACTCAATTCAAGGGTGCCGCTGCTGCCATTGCTGCTGGTAATTCTAACCATCACTTACGATGAATGCCTAGGCTACCAACTATGAACTTTTTTGTTGggtatttttttctgttttagtCTGTATGGTATGCTGGGAAATATACTAAAGCAAGATCCATTTTTCTATCAGATGAGAAAATTACATTGTTGGGTGCCATACAATCGCTGTTTGAAGGTTCAATGTACACCTTTGTGTTCTTATGGACACCTGCTTTGAGCCCAAATGACGAGGACATTCCGCACGGTTTCATATTTGCGACATTCATGTTATCTTCAATGCTTGGAAGTTCCATTGCCTCACGATTGCTGGCTCACCCTACTCCAAGAGTTGAGAGCTATAT
The Gossypium raimondii isolate GPD5lz chromosome 8, ASM2569854v1, whole genome shotgun sequence DNA segment above includes these coding regions:
- the LOC105791312 gene encoding uncharacterized protein LOC105791312, with product MEPFYLVVFGSLASLVAVLELSKTSKDRFSTSSAFNSFKNNYLVVYSLMMAGDWLQGPYVYYLYSHYGFGKGEIGHLFIAGFGSSMLFGTVVGSLADKRGRKRACVTYCITYILSCITKHSPQYKVLMLGRVLGGIATSLLFSAFESWLVAEHNKRGFDQQWLSITFAKAIFLGNGLMAILSGLFGNVLVDSLKLGPVAPFDAASCFLAIGMIIILSTWTENYGDPSENKDLLTQFKGAAAAIAADEKITLLGAIQSLFEGSMYTFVFLWTPALSPNDEDIPHGFIFATFMLSSMLGSSIASRLLAHPTPRVESYMQTVFMLSSMALLLPVVTNLLVAPSNLKGGSISFSGCIQLIGFCIFEACVGIFWPSIMKMRSQYIPEEARSTIMNFFRIPLNIFVCIALYNVKALPMTVMFGMCSAFLFVASLLQRRLMVIAEIHKSRSQDWLNMEEIDPEGVPLNG